The Streptomyces sp. 11x1 genomic sequence CCCGGCGACGGACGACGCCGAGCCGTACCCGCTCGGCCGGGTGGACTCCGGGGTGGGCGGAGGAAGCCGACGCGGCGCGCGAAACGGCCATAAGGTGCTTTCGGGGCGCCGTGTCCTCGCCCTCCCTGTCCGGTGTCGCCCCGAACCGTGAGGACGTGGACGTATGAGCGCGCATCCCGCCGTCTCCCGTGAGGAGTTCGACGCACTCTTCGCGGCGGTCCGTACCTGGGGTCGCTGGGACCCGGCCGATCGTGGCGCGTGGAACCGGGTGACCGAGGACCATGTGCGGCGGGCCGTGGCGGGAGTGCGGTCCGGCGTGGTCGTCCCGATGGCACTGCCCTGGAACACCCGGTCGGGTCCGGACAACCTCAAGCCCGCCCTGCACCACATGACCGACCTCGGCGACGTGGAGGGCCCGGAGCCCACGACCCACAAGGACTTCATCGCCGCCGACTACCACGGCAAGGCGGTCACCCATCTCGACGCCCTGAGCCACATCGCCTACGCGGGACTCCTCTACGACGGCAGGCCGGCCCGCGAGAACGTCGACGCCGCGGGCGCCCGCTTCGGCGCGGTGGCGGCGCTCGGCCCCCTCGTCACGAGAGGGATCCTCCTGGACCTCCCCGCCGTGCTCGGCGTCCCCTGGCTGGAGCCGGGGCACGCGGTGCGCGCCCGGGACGTCCTTGCCGCCGAGGAGGCGCTCGGCGTGACGATCGGCGAGGGGGACGCGGTGCTGCTGCGCTCCGGGCACGTACGCCGCCGCGCGGAGCTCGGCGCCTGGGACCCCGGTGCGGCGAGCGCGGGGTTCCATGTGGACGCCGTACCCCTGCTGGCCGAACGGGGCATCGCGCTGCTCGGCGGGGACGGGGACAGCGACGTCAGGCCGTCGCCCGTGGCGGACGTGCACTCGCCGGTGCACGCCCTGGCGGTGGCCGCGATGGGGGTGCCGCTGCTGGACAACCTTGACCTGGAGGCGCTCGCCGCCGCGACCGCCGAGGCGGGACGGTACGAGTTCCTGCTCGTCGTGGCCCCGCTGAACGTCCCGGGCGGCACGGGTTCCCCGGTCAACCCGGTCGCCGTCCTGTGACGCCGGCCCGGTCACCGAGCGTGACGAGGTCGGTGAGCCGTGACTCGTGTTGCTGATGCCCGTATCCTCGTCAATGCCAGATATTTCCGATAAGCGGATTGTCCAGGGCGCGAGTGAGGCCAGCGTGGTGCGGTCCGACGGCGAGCCGATACCCACAGGGCGTGCGACAGACGGCACGGGCCCCACCCTTTTCCGTGAGCGGTTTCTGCAGGGGGAGCCGCTGGAGTCGGGTGTGCGCGCCACGATCCTCGACTCCTGGCGGCGCTGCCGGTCCCTGGGGCTCTCCCCGGAACGCTCCGACCTCCCCTTCCGCGACGACTTCGACCGCGAGGACCCGGTCGCCCGTGCCGCCGCACCGGTCCTCGACCGGCTGGAGTCCACGTTCGCCGGCAGCGCCATGAACATCTCCGTCGCCGACGCGGACGGCACGGTGCTGCTACGCCGCTTCGGCGAGGCGTCGCTGGCCCGAGGGCTCCCGGACATCCAGACCGTGCCGGGGTTCGTGTTCGCCGAGCGGTTCGCCGGCACCAACGGCATCGGGCTGGCCCTCGCGGAACGGCGGCTCATCCGGGTCTACGGCGCCGAGCACTTCGCCGATCGCTCCCAGGGCAGCGCCTGCCGCGCGCTTCCCGTGCGCGACCCGCTCAGCGGCCGGATCGAGGGCGTCCTGTGCTTCGGATATCCGCGCGACTTCGAGAACCCGGCGCTCACCACCGTGATCCGCAAGGCGGCCGCCGCCATCGAGCGGCGGCTCCTCGGGCAGAGCTCCGCACGTGAACGCTCCCTGCTGCGGGCGTATCTGGACGCGGGGGTCGAGGCCGACGCGGGCCCGCACCGCGTCGTCGGTGTCGACGAACTGGCCCTCGGGCTGCGCCCCGTCGACCGGGCGGCCCTCCTGAAGAAGGCCGCCGAGCTGATCTCGCGCGCCCAGCGGGCGGCCGTCGAGGTCTCCCTCACGGACGGCCGCCGTGTCACGCTCGTCAGCCGCCCGATGACCAGCGCCTCCGGGGTGGAGGGCATCGCCGTCGAGGCAGTCCTGCACGTCTCCTCCCCGTCGGAGGCCCTCACCGCCCCACGCGGGGTCGAGCCGGTGCCGAGCCTCACCACCGGACCCGCGAGCCCCCTCACTCCGCTCGCGCCCGTCGACCCCTCGATCGTCCTCCGCGTCCGCGACGCCCCGCTCGCCGCGGCCTCCGGCGCACTCACCGTCGTCATGGGCCCCGGTCAGCTGCGCGAGGTCCCACCCCCCGCCGGCGCCGCCACGACGGGCATCGACGGCGGCACACCCGAGGGCCGCACCCCCGACACCCCCGCAGAAGCCCTCGCCCCCGGCACCCCGCTCACCGCGGAGGGCCCTCGTCCTGCCGCCGACGGCCTGCCGCACACCCCCGCGGCCCCGCACACCTCCGTCCCCTCGCCTTCCATCGACGGCCTGCCGGGCGACCGTTCCGGTCCCCCGGCGCCGGAGCGCGGTCTGCTGATGCTGGGGGAGCCCCACGTCGGTGGCTACGCCCTGGCCGCGCGCCGTCGGCTGGAACTGCTGTCCGAGGCCAGCGCCCGGATCGGCACCACGCTGGACGTGCGCCGCACCGCCCAGGAACTCGCCGAGACGGCGGTCCCGCGCGTCGCCGACTTCGTCACCATCGACCTGGCCGAGCCCGTGCTGCGGGGCGAGGAGGCCGCCGACCCACGCAGTGATCTGCGGCGGACGGTGGTCCACGGCATCCGCGACGACCTCCCCTTCAGCCCGGTCGGCAAACAGGTCGACTACGGCCCGACCGTCCCGCAACTGCGCTGTCTGAACAGCGGCGAGGCCGTCCTGGAACCGGACCTGAGGACGGCGGCGGGCTGGCTCGCGCAGGACCCCGAGCACACCGAGCGGCTGCT encodes the following:
- a CDS encoding SpoIIE family protein phosphatase yields the protein MVRSDGEPIPTGRATDGTGPTLFRERFLQGEPLESGVRATILDSWRRCRSLGLSPERSDLPFRDDFDREDPVARAAAPVLDRLESTFAGSAMNISVADADGTVLLRRFGEASLARGLPDIQTVPGFVFAERFAGTNGIGLALAERRLIRVYGAEHFADRSQGSACRALPVRDPLSGRIEGVLCFGYPRDFENPALTTVIRKAAAAIERRLLGQSSARERSLLRAYLDAGVEADAGPHRVVGVDELALGLRPVDRAALLKKAAELISRAQRAAVEVSLTDGRRVTLVSRPMTSASGVEGIAVEAVLHVSSPSEALTAPRGVEPVPSLTTGPASPLTPLAPVDPSIVLRVRDAPLAAASGALTVVMGPGQLREVPPPAGAATTGIDGGTPEGRTPDTPAEALAPGTPLTAEGPRPAADGLPHTPAAPHTSVPSPSIDGLPGDRSGPPAPERGLLMLGEPHVGGYALAARRRLELLSEASARIGTTLDVRRTAQELAETAVPRVADFVTIDLAEPVLRGEEAADPRSDLRRTVVHGIRDDLPFSPVGKQVDYGPTVPQLRCLNSGEAVLEPDLRTAAGWLAQDPEHTERLLAHVHSLIAVPLVARGVVLGVAAFYRAQDPAPFGDDDRSLAQELATRAALSIDNARRYTRERTMVLALQRSLLPQGLPDRDSVEVAHRYLPAESDVGGDWYDVIPLSGTRIGLFVGDVVGHGMLSAAMMGRVRTAARSFAELDFPPDEVLTHLDNLVGRLDREDPVSDGGGIIGATCLYAVYDPTSQQCTLARAGHPPPALVGPDGTVTFPELPAGPPLGLGGLPFEAVDVHLPEGSTLVLYTDGLIEDRERDVDVVLDQLRAALAHPERTPEETCRVVLDTVAPPHPGDDIALLVARTHAFDPRRVATWELPADPARVSEVRAAALRQLADWGLDDAAFAAELVLSELITNAIRHGAGPIRVRLLRDRALICEVADTSSTAPHLRRAATTDEGGRGLFLVAQLSQSWGTRYTAEGKVIWAECGLDSA
- a CDS encoding cyclase family protein, which encodes MSAHPAVSREEFDALFAAVRTWGRWDPADRGAWNRVTEDHVRRAVAGVRSGVVVPMALPWNTRSGPDNLKPALHHMTDLGDVEGPEPTTHKDFIAADYHGKAVTHLDALSHIAYAGLLYDGRPARENVDAAGARFGAVAALGPLVTRGILLDLPAVLGVPWLEPGHAVRARDVLAAEEALGVTIGEGDAVLLRSGHVRRRAELGAWDPGAASAGFHVDAVPLLAERGIALLGGDGDSDVRPSPVADVHSPVHALAVAAMGVPLLDNLDLEALAAATAEAGRYEFLLVVAPLNVPGGTGSPVNPVAVL